The Neobacillus sp. OS1-2 genome includes a window with the following:
- a CDS encoding CamS family sex pheromone protein, protein MRKFSLLALSLVFLLSACAPNFQKQNEAVQTKEKAKGKAIIPKYNISDNYYRTVLPFQPGEARGLVVNNINTRYDLNEFEMGLMRIAQNSFDTDKYFFREGQEIKAKTVRLWLNRKYTDEQLKAKNIKSEDNIGLNPVDNSATGADPSSPIYLAHILEHDYLTKDDKGDNVKLAGVTLGLAMNSIYYYKLTPDGDTFEKKIEFADMEREGKKIAEEVVKRARATKTLKDVPITVALFEQESKSSVTPGHFFAYTTVDQGSTSLNGWEKVDEKYYLFPSTEAQNDHRDDTIAFLNFKQDVEEYFPNFNGVIGRAFYVGDQLQDLNITIPIQFYGKMEGIGFTQYVTGLVLQHFPKYLSVSVSVTSVDGPEALIVRKANEEEPFVHIYQ, encoded by the coding sequence AAAGCGAAAGGAAAGGCGATTATTCCTAAATATAATATATCGGACAACTATTACCGAACGGTTCTGCCATTTCAACCAGGGGAAGCGCGTGGATTGGTCGTCAATAATATCAATACACGGTATGATTTAAATGAATTTGAAATGGGTTTAATGCGAATCGCTCAGAATAGCTTCGATACCGACAAGTATTTTTTTCGGGAAGGTCAAGAAATTAAAGCAAAGACCGTTAGGCTGTGGCTAAACCGCAAATATACAGATGAACAGCTTAAGGCAAAAAATATCAAGTCTGAAGATAATATCGGACTAAACCCGGTTGATAACAGTGCGACGGGTGCTGATCCCTCAAGCCCCATTTATCTAGCGCATATTTTAGAACATGACTATCTGACTAAAGATGATAAAGGGGATAATGTTAAACTTGCAGGTGTTACCTTAGGACTTGCCATGAACTCTATCTATTATTATAAATTAACGCCTGATGGTGATACGTTTGAGAAGAAGATTGAGTTTGCTGACATGGAAAGGGAAGGGAAGAAAATAGCCGAAGAAGTGGTCAAACGGGCACGTGCAACGAAAACGTTGAAGGATGTTCCGATTACGGTTGCTTTATTTGAACAAGAAAGTAAATCCTCCGTGACACCTGGCCATTTCTTTGCCTATACCACTGTTGATCAAGGGAGCACCAGTTTAAATGGCTGGGAAAAGGTAGATGAGAAATACTATTTATTCCCGTCAACCGAAGCGCAAAATGATCACCGTGATGATACAATTGCTTTCTTAAACTTTAAACAGGACGTGGAAGAATATTTTCCAAACTTTAATGGGGTCATCGGTAGAGCCTTTTACGTTGGCGATCAGCTGCAGGACTTAAATATTACTATTCCGATTCAATTCTATGGGAAAATGGAAGGGATCGGGTTTACGCAATATGTGACAGGGTTAGTATTGCAGCATTTTCCAAAATATCTTTCTGTTTCTGTAAGTGTTACCTCAGTCGACGGACCGGAAGCATTGATTGTGCGAAAGGCAAATGAAGAAGAACCGTTCGTTCATATTTACCAATAA